The Sorangiineae bacterium MSr11367 genome window below encodes:
- a CDS encoding methyltransferase domain-containing protein: MITRAPSFPSAASSRPQDAASAVVVAAALGACAFTLAGHWRLALAGAGLAAAGGAAALRWSRTHPGPMPYAFRWVLRLPRGPHAPRHVVEFLAPRPGERILEIGPGIGVHALPVANALAPGGRLQVLDAQQAMLDALSARAEQAGIENIDLRLGDACTLPFADASFDAAYLNGVLGELPDAPRALRELRRVLTPEGRLMIGETMLDPDYVPERKLLQLTRDAGFVVERKQGSWWASLTRFRAMGTAIA, encoded by the coding sequence ATGATCACGAGAGCCCCTTCGTTTCCCTCCGCTGCGTCGTCTCGCCCCCAGGACGCGGCGTCGGCTGTCGTCGTTGCCGCCGCCCTCGGCGCGTGTGCCTTCACCCTCGCCGGCCATTGGCGACTCGCGCTTGCCGGTGCCGGGTTGGCGGCCGCCGGCGGCGCGGCCGCGCTCCGCTGGAGTCGAACGCATCCCGGGCCGATGCCTTATGCGTTTCGCTGGGTCCTGCGCCTCCCGCGCGGCCCTCACGCGCCGCGCCATGTCGTCGAATTCCTTGCGCCCCGGCCCGGCGAGCGGATCCTCGAGATAGGCCCGGGCATCGGCGTCCACGCGCTGCCGGTGGCCAACGCACTCGCGCCCGGCGGCCGGCTCCAGGTTCTCGATGCCCAGCAGGCGATGCTCGATGCCCTTTCCGCGCGCGCCGAGCAGGCGGGGATCGAGAACATCGACCTTCGTCTCGGCGATGCGTGCACCCTGCCCTTCGCCGACGCGAGCTTCGACGCGGCCTACCTCAATGGGGTCCTGGGCGAGCTGCCCGATGCGCCCCGTGCGCTCCGCGAACTCCGGCGGGTGCTGACACCGGAGGGCCGCCTGATGATCGGCGAAACGATGCTCGATCCGGATTACGTCCCAGAGCGCAAGTTGCTGCAGCTCACGCGAGACGCCGGATTCGTCGTCGAGCGGAAACAGGGCTCGTGGTGGGCCTCGCTCACACGCTTTCGTGCGATGGGGACCGCCATCGCCTGA
- a CDS encoding LuxR C-terminal-related transcriptional regulator: MGRRGDPVAVLEAIYSLEHDDDTWLDEVHAAFGPILDDGFGTALVAFETRGEVARVSSLRFRGPIAEQGTELFKLHEQRCFEYDNGQAPPPPCHESRFFLDLPPCSMSHATFRAPPRSGARTKDARAEDPFLRDWRATKGTAGPRLDDILQVRSDGEPGRGVVFGAGRKSGGVPKDIEGLAPRLASHLGAMLRLRGRRQGGAMQRGPEGGDAILTFDGKLSHARADATTHASRDALQHAARMVDRARGKLRRTEPETALALWGAMVAGRWTLVEQFDHDGKRFMVAYRNHVASPSATFCNLGQRERQVATLAALGHSNKLIAYELGLSVSAVSAYLARAAKKLGADSRVALVRLYRDSLVPRT; encoded by the coding sequence ATGGGGAGACGTGGAGATCCGGTAGCGGTACTCGAAGCGATTTATTCGCTCGAACACGACGATGACACCTGGCTCGATGAGGTGCATGCGGCGTTCGGGCCGATCCTGGACGATGGATTCGGGACGGCTTTGGTCGCCTTCGAGACCCGTGGAGAAGTTGCGCGGGTTTCGTCACTTCGCTTTCGCGGCCCTATCGCCGAACAAGGTACGGAATTGTTCAAGCTGCACGAGCAAAGATGCTTCGAATACGACAACGGCCAGGCACCTCCGCCGCCGTGCCATGAATCCAGGTTCTTCCTGGATTTGCCGCCGTGTTCGATGTCTCATGCCACGTTTCGCGCCCCGCCGCGCTCGGGTGCACGGACGAAGGATGCACGCGCCGAGGACCCCTTTCTACGAGATTGGCGAGCTACGAAAGGGACGGCAGGACCGCGTTTGGACGATATCCTTCAGGTGCGTTCGGACGGCGAGCCGGGGCGAGGAGTCGTCTTTGGCGCGGGGCGCAAGTCGGGAGGCGTGCCGAAAGACATCGAGGGTTTGGCGCCCCGATTGGCGTCACACCTCGGGGCCATGCTGCGTTTGCGTGGGCGGCGACAGGGCGGTGCGATGCAACGTGGGCCCGAGGGGGGCGATGCGATTCTTACATTCGACGGAAAGCTCTCGCACGCCCGCGCGGACGCGACGACGCATGCATCTCGCGATGCGCTGCAACACGCAGCGCGCATGGTCGACCGAGCGCGGGGAAAGTTGCGGCGTACCGAACCGGAAACGGCCCTTGCGCTCTGGGGAGCGATGGTGGCGGGACGGTGGACCCTCGTGGAGCAATTCGATCATGACGGCAAGCGATTCATGGTTGCATATCGCAATCATGTTGCGTCTCCTTCTGCAACATTTTGCAACCTCGGCCAACGCGAGCGTCAAGTCGCAACGCTCGCCGCGTTGGGCCATTCGAACAAGCTAATCGCTTATGAACTGGGGCTCTCGGTGTCCGCGGTTTCAGCCTACTTGGCGCGGGCCGCCAAGAAGCTCGGCGCCGATTCGCGGGTGGCCTTGGTGCGATTGTATCGAGATAGCCTGGTGCCGCGAACCTAA
- a CDS encoding helix-turn-helix transcriptional regulator, with amino-acid sequence MAGDIPKFAAPAALEAFTGTIADVDVLVFRFPIEDDRLPQGLSASERAVVLGALAGKSNAEIARTRKSAARTVANQMASAFRKLGVSSRGELVAWVLHTPWRETNGRP; translated from the coding sequence ATGGCTGGCGATATTCCGAAGTTCGCGGCGCCTGCCGCGCTCGAGGCATTCACGGGGACCATTGCGGACGTCGACGTGCTCGTCTTTCGTTTTCCCATCGAGGACGATCGGTTGCCCCAAGGCCTCTCGGCCTCCGAGCGCGCGGTCGTCCTTGGGGCACTCGCCGGCAAGAGCAACGCCGAGATCGCACGCACCCGCAAGAGCGCTGCTCGCACCGTCGCGAATCAAATGGCCAGCGCATTTCGCAAACTCGGCGTGTCCTCCCGAGGGGAACTGGTCGCATGGGTGCTGCATACACCATGGCGAGAAACGAATGGACGACCGTAA
- a CDS encoding aspartate aminotransferase family protein has protein sequence MPALIHAAAVAAARKAYTDANPLSRARYEAACAVMPGGNTRTVLFFEPFPLCIARGEGCRLWDADGHEYLDFLGEFTAGLFGHSHPAIARAVKDALDNGILLSGHNMVEARFAAAVCARFPSLEAVRFTNSGTEANVLALATAKVATGRSKVLVFDGAYHGSVLSFARGVLPINVPHAWVVGTYNDVAGTEALFDAHGDELAAVLVEPMLGSGGCVPAERAFLEMLRARTQRCGALLVLDEVMTSRLAPGGLQSELGIRPDLTTLGKYIGGGMSFGAFGGRRELMDRYDPRRTDALPHAGTFNNNVLTMNAGLAALELLTPETVRELSARGDALRTRLNRLCTEASVPMLFTGLGSLLTVHFTARPVRCGADAASGNAELKELFFFDMLTRGIYLARRGMMTLSLPNGNAECDALLVAVASFLEERRSLLLQLE, from the coding sequence ATGCCCGCCCTTATCCATGCCGCCGCCGTCGCCGCTGCACGAAAAGCTTATACCGACGCCAACCCACTGAGCCGCGCACGCTACGAGGCCGCGTGTGCGGTGATGCCCGGAGGGAACACGCGCACGGTGCTCTTCTTCGAGCCGTTTCCCCTGTGCATCGCGCGCGGCGAAGGCTGCCGCCTCTGGGATGCCGATGGCCACGAGTACCTCGACTTTCTCGGCGAGTTCACCGCGGGGCTCTTCGGGCACTCGCATCCGGCCATCGCGCGCGCGGTGAAAGACGCGCTGGACAACGGGATTCTGCTGTCCGGGCACAACATGGTCGAGGCGCGCTTTGCCGCGGCCGTGTGTGCGCGCTTTCCGTCGCTCGAGGCCGTGCGCTTCACCAACTCGGGCACCGAGGCGAACGTCCTCGCGCTGGCCACCGCCAAGGTGGCGACCGGTCGCAGCAAGGTGCTCGTCTTCGACGGCGCGTACCACGGCAGCGTGCTCTCCTTCGCGCGCGGGGTGTTGCCCATCAACGTGCCCCACGCGTGGGTCGTGGGCACCTACAACGACGTCGCGGGCACGGAGGCACTCTTCGATGCGCACGGCGACGAACTCGCGGCCGTCTTGGTCGAGCCGATGCTCGGCTCCGGCGGCTGCGTCCCCGCAGAGCGCGCGTTTCTCGAGATGCTCCGCGCACGCACCCAACGCTGCGGGGCGCTGCTCGTTCTCGACGAGGTGATGACCTCGCGCCTTGCGCCGGGCGGCCTGCAGAGCGAGCTCGGGATTCGCCCCGACCTGACGACCTTGGGCAAGTACATCGGCGGCGGCATGTCGTTCGGCGCCTTCGGTGGCCGCCGCGAGCTCATGGATCGCTACGATCCACGCCGCACGGATGCGCTTCCGCACGCGGGCACGTTCAACAACAACGTGCTCACCATGAATGCCGGCCTCGCGGCCCTGGAGCTCCTCACCCCGGAGACCGTCCGCGAGCTCAGCGCGCGCGGGGATGCCCTGCGCACACGGCTCAACCGGCTATGCACCGAGGCGAGCGTCCCGATGCTCTTCACCGGCCTGGGCTCGCTGCTGACCGTGCACTTCACCGCCCGGCCGGTGCGCTGCGGCGCCGACGCCGCCTCGGGAAATGCCGAGCTGAAAGAGCTCTTCTTCTTCGACATGCTGACGCGCGGCATCTACCTCGCGCGCCGCGGCATGATGACGCTGTCCCTGCCCAACGGCAACGCGGAGTGTGACGCGCTGCTCGTTGCCGTGGCATCCTTCCTCGAGGAGCGACGTTCGCTGCTGCTCCAGCTCGAGTAG
- the tsaA gene encoding tRNA (N6-threonylcarbamoyladenosine(37)-N6)-methyltransferase TrmO has product MTPPLPMTPIGVLRTPFKEKMHAPRQAVIARDVPGTIELLPEYEHALTDLEGIDRLWVLFWFHMAEGWRPKVLPPRSERRRGLFATRSPHRPNPIGLSCVRLVRAEGLILHILDVDMVDETPVLDIKPYVPYADAFPDARTGWLDQVRDPVGPYAVVWCEEARLHVAWLKETHGLDLVPHIDSVLELGPQPHPYRRIKKHGSGFRLSYKDWRIFFHAEEPRTIVIDSLETGYRPGQLLGTSPLPADRDANAVAIHRAFVAAFPRLPRPDKAP; this is encoded by the coding sequence ATGACGCCGCCCCTTCCCATGACGCCCATCGGCGTCCTGCGCACCCCGTTCAAAGAGAAGATGCACGCGCCACGGCAAGCGGTGATTGCCCGTGACGTGCCCGGGACCATCGAGCTTCTGCCCGAGTACGAGCACGCGCTCACCGATCTGGAGGGCATCGATCGCCTCTGGGTCCTCTTCTGGTTTCACATGGCCGAAGGATGGCGCCCGAAGGTGCTTCCCCCGCGGAGCGAGCGGCGTCGCGGCCTCTTCGCCACGCGCTCGCCGCACCGGCCGAACCCCATCGGGCTCTCGTGCGTGCGCCTCGTGCGCGCCGAGGGACTGATTCTCCACATCCTCGACGTCGACATGGTGGACGAAACGCCGGTGCTCGACATCAAGCCGTACGTCCCCTACGCCGACGCCTTCCCCGACGCACGCACGGGGTGGCTCGACCAAGTGCGCGATCCCGTCGGGCCCTATGCGGTGGTGTGGTGCGAGGAAGCGCGCCTTCACGTCGCGTGGCTCAAAGAGACCCATGGGCTCGACTTGGTGCCGCACATCGATTCGGTGTTGGAACTGGGCCCGCAGCCACACCCGTACCGGCGCATCAAGAAGCACGGCAGCGGCTTTCGCCTCTCGTACAAGGACTGGCGCATCTTTTTCCACGCCGAAGAACCGCGCACCATCGTGATCGACTCGCTCGAAACCGGGTATCGCCCGGGGCAGCTTCTCGGCACATCGCCGCTGCCGGCCGATCGCGACGCGAACGCGGTCGCCATCCATCGCGCCTTCGTGGCGGCATTTCCGCGGCTGCCGCGGCCGGACAAAGCTCCATAA
- a CDS encoding zinc ribbon domain-containing protein produces MASQSFTKNYRDHSNDQGFQFEFFCDKCGNGFRSSFKGNNLGVAASLLHAAGSIFGGVVKDAAWGADHAKDAFRGGAWDDAFKEAITECAPRFRQCTRCGQWVCPEICWNEKRVMCEDCAPDLQEEAAAMQAEVAVEQLRDKMREVDQTAGQNFTDPQAAACGRCNARLVPNAKFCSGCGAPTAAPKKAFCHQCGTETPPGGRFCSGCGTKMG; encoded by the coding sequence ATGGCGTCGCAATCGTTCACCAAGAATTACCGCGATCACTCCAACGACCAAGGCTTTCAGTTCGAGTTCTTCTGCGACAAATGCGGGAACGGCTTTCGTTCCAGCTTCAAGGGGAACAACCTCGGCGTGGCCGCATCGCTTCTGCATGCGGCCGGATCCATCTTCGGCGGCGTCGTGAAGGACGCCGCGTGGGGCGCGGACCACGCGAAGGACGCCTTCCGCGGCGGCGCCTGGGACGACGCCTTCAAAGAGGCCATCACCGAATGCGCCCCGCGCTTCCGGCAGTGCACGCGCTGCGGCCAGTGGGTCTGCCCGGAGATCTGCTGGAACGAAAAGCGCGTCATGTGCGAGGACTGCGCGCCCGATTTGCAGGAAGAAGCCGCGGCCATGCAGGCCGAGGTCGCCGTCGAGCAACTGCGCGACAAGATGCGCGAGGTCGATCAGACCGCCGGTCAGAACTTCACGGATCCGCAAGCCGCCGCGTGCGGGCGATGCAATGCCCGGCTCGTGCCCAATGCGAAGTTCTGCTCCGGCTGCGGAGCCCCCACCGCGGCGCCGAAGAAGGCGTTTTGCCATCAGTGCGGCACCGAAACCCCGCCCGGCGGCCGATTCTGCTCGGGCTGCGGCACGAAGATGGGATGA
- a CDS encoding glycosyltransferase family 39 protein, whose product MSSKQEIADDEKAAAGEPPPADDATTAVEIPVPKEETLASQEKDEKEERPSPTEEGSSNGEEPPPEKEATPEPEKEEKEEAEEEEEPLLAKGNPLRWTRGGITALLGSLVAFVFMAHNGQFRLGVPLGFLAVAVASWGVMDLLGTFDDAEDRVVHWTSLGALTRPLVQLGAMTLLFGLSLMGAQSGLSKQWLWGILVTAAFIALVAAVFEFGKALGPWKLDERGDDRPVHRRHGFWVMVAAAGLYLPCLGSYSLWDPWETHYGEVAREILARDDWISLWWAQDGWFFSKPVLNFWIQSLAMATLGTGYLPDQMLIGAGGHAAAHPEWVVRTPNFLMTAVAMYLIYKGVAKVFGRRAGLFGGIVLATTPDWYFLAHQTMTDMPFVAAMTAAMGLLLLGLHTSDDVTLRAYEVKVGWRTFRLTGWHLVFGIILVSAVPQIIYLISRNLELAFHGWFPIGFDPHLDQFRSGSGGGNCGIPGNEACNMVNPASVPKSVGAHPAGLVPSLIRFFGAFEPSLQAVLWGVIVGTLLYINWGERRTKRMYYLAAWYCAAVATMAKGPAGFGLPMICAFAYVCTKKHWAELLKLEILSGLLVILAVVLPWWVAMYVRHGSPFTDRLIFHDMFNRALHHVHDTNEGDDTSFRFYIWQLGYAVFPWTGLAPLGLLWWLRRSDSADRGKGDVSVFLAMWFIFSFALFSFMGTKFHHYIFPAVPPVAMLVGIALSDMIGDAKLAPRTNRAVYFAALAGVILLGVVAVTQAFHGSVWGGKSQGVHVTLAIVGVVLAAAWFAKGLFPAPAAEAPLAGSPDASAPVETHADASPDSEKPTHERTEHESLMLGAAAVGAALVLGLVGRDLAIKEAADQPGAIRLLQLFTYNYRRPWPDDIDFSAVLTALGLVALVLSFLLAVRKIRQHAVVAFTVFAVLCAVWGLDVYMVETAPHWGQHEVIQAYYDNRANDKEPLVAYQMNWKGENFYTGNKVPAFVSSGSNFTTWVKQQRDKGVRVFYFVTEHSRTGGLKSEVQARTYREVTDKHVCNKFILVRAEF is encoded by the coding sequence ATGAGTAGCAAGCAAGAAATCGCCGACGACGAAAAAGCCGCCGCGGGCGAGCCGCCGCCCGCGGACGACGCGACGACCGCCGTCGAAATCCCCGTGCCCAAGGAAGAGACGCTCGCCTCGCAAGAGAAGGACGAGAAGGAAGAGCGTCCTTCGCCCACCGAAGAAGGTTCTTCCAACGGTGAAGAGCCCCCGCCCGAGAAGGAAGCGACACCCGAGCCCGAGAAGGAAGAAAAGGAAGAAGCAGAGGAGGAAGAAGAGCCTCTCCTCGCCAAGGGCAACCCGCTTCGCTGGACCCGCGGCGGCATCACCGCGCTGCTGGGCAGCCTCGTCGCCTTCGTCTTCATGGCCCACAATGGCCAGTTCCGCCTGGGCGTGCCCCTCGGGTTCCTCGCGGTGGCCGTCGCCTCGTGGGGCGTGATGGACCTGCTCGGCACCTTCGACGACGCCGAAGACCGGGTCGTGCATTGGACCTCGCTGGGCGCGCTCACGCGTCCGCTGGTGCAGCTCGGCGCGATGACGCTCCTGTTCGGCCTCTCGCTCATGGGCGCCCAGAGCGGCCTCTCGAAACAGTGGCTCTGGGGCATCCTCGTCACAGCGGCGTTCATCGCGCTCGTCGCCGCCGTCTTCGAATTCGGCAAGGCCCTGGGCCCATGGAAGCTCGACGAACGCGGGGACGATCGCCCCGTTCATCGGCGGCACGGCTTCTGGGTCATGGTCGCCGCGGCGGGCCTCTACCTCCCGTGCCTCGGCAGCTACTCGCTGTGGGACCCTTGGGAAACGCACTACGGCGAGGTCGCGCGCGAAATCCTCGCGCGCGATGATTGGATATCGCTCTGGTGGGCCCAAGACGGCTGGTTCTTCTCCAAGCCGGTGCTCAACTTCTGGATCCAGTCGCTCGCCATGGCCACCTTGGGAACGGGTTACCTGCCCGACCAGATGCTCATCGGCGCGGGCGGCCATGCGGCTGCGCACCCCGAGTGGGTCGTGCGCACGCCGAATTTCCTCATGACCGCGGTCGCGATGTACCTGATTTACAAGGGCGTCGCGAAGGTCTTCGGCCGCCGTGCGGGCCTGTTCGGCGGCATCGTGCTGGCCACCACGCCCGACTGGTACTTCCTCGCGCACCAGACGATGACCGACATGCCCTTCGTGGCCGCGATGACGGCGGCCATGGGCCTGCTCTTGCTCGGCCTGCACACGAGCGACGACGTCACCCTGCGCGCGTACGAGGTGAAGGTCGGCTGGCGCACATTCCGCCTCACCGGCTGGCACCTCGTCTTCGGCATCATCCTCGTGAGCGCGGTGCCGCAGATCATCTACCTGATCTCGCGCAACCTCGAACTCGCCTTCCACGGCTGGTTCCCCATCGGCTTCGATCCGCACCTCGATCAGTTCCGCAGCGGCTCCGGCGGCGGCAACTGCGGGATCCCGGGCAACGAAGCCTGCAACATGGTGAATCCGGCGAGCGTCCCCAAGTCGGTCGGGGCGCATCCGGCGGGGCTGGTGCCATCGCTGATTCGTTTCTTCGGTGCCTTCGAGCCCTCGCTGCAAGCGGTGCTCTGGGGCGTCATCGTCGGCACGCTGCTCTACATCAACTGGGGCGAGCGGCGCACCAAGCGCATGTACTACCTCGCGGCGTGGTACTGCGCCGCGGTGGCCACCATGGCCAAGGGCCCTGCGGGCTTCGGTCTGCCGATGATCTGCGCCTTCGCCTACGTGTGCACCAAGAAGCACTGGGCGGAGTTGCTCAAGCTCGAGATCCTCAGCGGCTTGCTCGTCATTCTGGCGGTGGTGCTCCCGTGGTGGGTCGCCATGTACGTGCGACATGGCTCGCCGTTCACGGACCGGCTCATCTTCCACGACATGTTCAACCGCGCCCTCCACCACGTGCACGACACGAACGAGGGCGACGACACGAGCTTCCGCTTCTACATCTGGCAGCTCGGTTATGCGGTCTTCCCCTGGACGGGGCTGGCGCCGCTCGGCCTTCTCTGGTGGCTGCGCCGCAGCGACTCGGCGGACCGGGGCAAGGGAGACGTCTCCGTCTTCCTCGCCATGTGGTTCATCTTCTCCTTCGCCCTGTTTTCCTTCATGGGGACGAAGTTCCATCACTACATCTTCCCGGCGGTCCCGCCGGTGGCCATGCTCGTCGGCATCGCGCTGAGCGACATGATCGGCGACGCTAAGCTCGCACCGCGCACGAACCGCGCGGTGTACTTCGCCGCGCTCGCGGGGGTGATCTTGCTCGGCGTCGTGGCGGTCACCCAGGCGTTCCACGGCTCCGTGTGGGGCGGCAAGTCGCAAGGCGTGCACGTCACACTCGCCATCGTGGGCGTGGTGCTCGCGGCGGCGTGGTTTGCCAAAGGGCTCTTCCCTGCCCCCGCGGCGGAGGCGCCCTTGGCCGGCTCACCCGATGCGAGTGCGCCCGTGGAAACGCACGCGGATGCCTCTCCCGACTCGGAGAAGCCGACGCACGAGCGCACCGAGCACGAATCGCTCATGCTGGGCGCCGCGGCGGTGGGCGCCGCCCTCGTGTTGGGGTTGGTCGGACGCGATCTCGCCATCAAAGAAGCCGCCGATCAGCCGGGGGCGATCCGGTTGCTGCAGCTCTTCACGTACAACTACCGGCGCCCCTGGCCCGACGACATCGACTTTTCGGCGGTGCTCACGGCGCTCGGTCTCGTGGCGCTGGTGCTCTCGTTCTTGTTGGCGGTGCGCAAGATCCGGCAGCACGCGGTGGTGGCGTTCACCGTCTTCGCCGTGCTCTGCGCGGTGTGGGGGCTCGACGTGTACATGGTCGAGACGGCCCCGCACTGGGGCCAGCACGAGGTCATTCAGGCGTATTACGACAACCGCGCGAACGACAAAGAACCGCTCGTCGCGTACCAGATGAATTGGAAGGGCGAGAACTTCTACACGGGCAACAAAGTGCCTGCGTTCGTCTCCTCGGGCTCCAACTTCACCACCTGGGTCAAGCAGCAGCGCGACAAGGGCGTTCGCGTCTTCTACTTCGTCACGGAGCACTCACGGACCGGTGGACTGAAATCCGAGGTCCAGGCACGCACGTATCGGGAAGTGACGGACAAACACGTCTGCAACAAGTTCATCCTGGTCCGGGCCGAGTTTTAG
- a CDS encoding prephenate dehydrogenase/arogenate dehydrogenase family protein, translating into MTHVALLGYGRFGRAFGELVTEAGFHLRAYDPYTEVPEALRANSVAELTAGADLVVVAVPVPVMTAAVAELAPHLTPEQLVLDVGSVKVRPVAALDGGLGARVPWVGTHPLFGPLSLTLAERPLRVVICPNDVHPEAARRARVFYESLGCVIIEQSAEEHDRAMARTHALAFFIAKGVIDADKALADDPPPFVPPSFQGLARTMQSVRADAGHLYRALHQDNPFSADVRQALIEALVHADRNLTNVQVATTPESMAIPDLGTRSPELHEARAHIDQLDRDLLVLLRRRADLAARAGRAKRALGHGVLDTGREAELLNQRRRWAEEQGLDPAAVDDVFQAILRLSRSVQRQGD; encoded by the coding sequence ATGACCCATGTCGCGTTGCTCGGGTACGGTCGCTTTGGACGCGCCTTCGGCGAGTTGGTGACGGAGGCCGGCTTCCACCTTCGCGCGTACGACCCGTACACGGAGGTGCCGGAGGCTCTGCGCGCGAACTCCGTGGCCGAGCTCACCGCGGGCGCCGACTTGGTCGTCGTGGCGGTGCCCGTGCCGGTCATGACCGCCGCGGTCGCAGAGCTGGCGCCCCACCTGACCCCCGAGCAACTCGTGCTCGACGTGGGCAGCGTCAAGGTTCGACCGGTGGCGGCGCTCGACGGCGGCCTCGGGGCGCGCGTTCCGTGGGTGGGGACGCACCCGCTGTTCGGACCTTTGAGCCTCACTTTGGCCGAGCGCCCGCTGCGCGTGGTCATCTGCCCGAACGACGTGCATCCGGAGGCCGCACGCCGCGCGCGCGTGTTCTACGAGAGCCTCGGCTGCGTCATCATCGAGCAGAGCGCCGAAGAGCACGACCGCGCCATGGCGCGCACGCACGCACTCGCGTTTTTCATCGCCAAGGGGGTCATCGATGCGGACAAGGCGCTCGCGGACGACCCGCCGCCGTTCGTGCCCCCGTCGTTCCAAGGTCTCGCGCGGACGATGCAGTCGGTGCGCGCGGATGCCGGGCACCTTTACCGCGCCTTGCACCAGGACAATCCGTTCTCGGCCGACGTGCGTCAGGCGCTGATCGAGGCGCTGGTGCACGCGGATCGCAACCTGACGAACGTCCAGGTGGCGACGACGCCGGAGTCCATGGCCATCCCGGATTTGGGCACGCGCTCACCGGAGTTGCACGAGGCGCGGGCGCACATCGACCAGCTCGATCGCGATCTCTTGGTGCTCCTGCGGCGGCGGGCGGATCTGGCGGCACGCGCAGGGCGCGCCAAGCGGGCGCTCGGCCACGGGGTGCTGGACACCGGCCGCGAGGCCGAACTGCTGAACCAACGGCGCCGTTGGGCGGAGGAGCAAGGGCTCGACCCGGCCGCGGTGGACGACGTCTTTCAGGCCATTTTGCGGTTGTCCCGAAGCGTGCAACGCCAGGGTGACTGA